Proteins found in one Brachyspira murdochii DSM 12563 genomic segment:
- the modB gene encoding molybdate ABC transporter permease subunit — MQYTPLILSIKTAFYSTIITFFVGIYAAIIAVKIKKFSSLFDIIFTLPLVLPPTVVGFFLLLFFGRNSFIGGVVEKLGFPFVFTLRGAVLASFIVSFPLMYRTSKGAFEQIDKNIINAARTLGKSENWIFWKLILPNSWHSILGGTILSFTRALGEFGATIMIAGNIPNKTQTMSLAVYTAVQAGDRELAFKWVMIIAAISFISIMFMNMIEPISNTFKKRLGGLY, encoded by the coding sequence ATGCAATATACTCCGTTAATACTGTCTATAAAAACGGCATTTTATTCCACAATAATTACTTTTTTTGTTGGAATATATGCCGCTATTATAGCAGTGAAAATAAAAAAATTTTCATCTCTTTTTGATATAATATTTACACTTCCTTTAGTACTTCCTCCTACTGTTGTGGGATTTTTTCTTTTATTATTTTTTGGGCGTAATTCTTTTATAGGGGGTGTAGTTGAGAAATTAGGCTTTCCGTTTGTATTTACACTTAGAGGAGCAGTATTGGCTTCTTTTATAGTATCATTTCCTCTAATGTACAGAACAAGCAAAGGAGCTTTTGAACAAATAGATAAAAATATAATAAATGCCGCAAGAACATTAGGAAAATCAGAAAATTGGATTTTTTGGAAATTAATACTGCCAAACAGCTGGCATTCTATATTAGGAGGTACTATACTCTCTTTTACTAGGGCTTTGGGAGAGTTTGGTGCTACTATAATGATAGCTGGAAATATACCCAATAAAACGCAGACTATGTCGCTTGCTGTTTATACTGCAGTACAGGCTGGAGATAGAGAACTTGCTTTTAAATGGGTTATGATAATAGCTGCTATATCGTTTATCAGTATAATGTTTATGAATATGATAGAGCCTATTTCTAATACTTTTAAAAAAAGATTAGGCGGTTTATATTGA
- a CDS encoding MogA/MoaB family molybdenum cofactor biosynthesis protein encodes MRILVITVSDRAYKGIYEDKSGAVIIKTLEEKLKNKITNIEKVIIPDEFDIILNTLKENKEKFDIIITTGGTGLSKRDVTPEATESFCKKEVRGVSDYLRQESMKETIFASLSRMYAGINDNVFVVNFPGSEKAAKYCTDLIIPFLEHIVSMIKGEGH; translated from the coding sequence TTGAGAATACTTGTTATTACTGTTTCTGACAGAGCATATAAAGGAATATACGAAGATAAATCTGGTGCTGTTATAATAAAAACTCTTGAGGAAAAATTAAAAAATAAAATCACAAATATAGAAAAAGTTATTATACCAGATGAATTTGATATTATATTAAACACTTTAAAAGAAAATAAAGAAAAATTTGATATAATAATCACAACAGGAGGAACGGGATTATCAAAAAGAGATGTAACTCCTGAAGCTACAGAAAGTTTTTGTAAAAAGGAAGTAAGAGGGGTGTCTGATTATTTAAGACAAGAATCTATGAAAGAAACTATATTTGCTTCTCTATCAAGAATGTATGCTGGTATTAATGATAATGTTTTTGTAGTAAACTTTCCCGGAAGCGAAAAAGCAGCTAAATACTGCACTGATCTGATAATACCTTTTTTGGAGCATATAGTAAGTATGATTAAAGGCGAAGGTCATTAA
- a CDS encoding cation diffusion facilitator family transporter produces the protein MNSISNEKKSKYMIIEGVVSVIINILLFAFKYIVGLLTGSLSIMADAWHSLSDCISSVIVIIGGIFSKRPPDKEHPFGHGRIELITSFIVGIMLVFIGYSFFSEAVKNIMNKKTASFTTMAIAAMVVSILVKELLAQYSLWGYRKSGSKSLYADAWHHRSDSITSIIILVGILFGKSFWWIDGVLSILVSLVIFYAAFDVIKSSIKPLIGEYPSEEIIKSINDIAKELNINDDAANLHHFHIHTYGDHSEITFHMRFPKDMTVFEAHNKASIFENEIRKRLNIEPTIHIEAYK, from the coding sequence ATGAATAGTATTAGTAATGAGAAGAAATCAAAATATATGATAATAGAGGGTGTAGTATCTGTTATCATAAACATATTGTTATTTGCTTTTAAGTATATAGTAGGACTTTTAACAGGTTCATTATCTATTATGGCGGACGCTTGGCATTCATTGAGTGATTGTATAAGCAGTGTTATAGTTATAATAGGAGGCATATTTTCTAAAAGACCTCCTGATAAAGAACATCCATTTGGACATGGAAGAATAGAGCTTATAACAAGTTTTATAGTTGGTATTATGCTTGTATTTATTGGTTATAGCTTTTTCTCTGAGGCTGTAAAAAATATTATGAATAAAAAAACAGCTTCATTTACGACTATGGCAATAGCAGCTATGGTTGTTTCTATTTTGGTCAAAGAACTTTTAGCTCAGTATTCTTTATGGGGATACAGAAAGTCTGGTTCTAAATCATTATACGCAGACGCTTGGCATCATAGAAGTGATAGCATTACTTCAATAATTATATTGGTTGGTATTTTATTCGGAAAAAGTTTCTGGTGGATAGATGGGGTATTAAGTATATTAGTTTCTCTTGTAATATTTTATGCTGCTTTTGATGTTATTAAATCTAGTATTAAACCTTTGATAGGGGAGTATCCTTCAGAAGAGATTATTAAAAGCATAAATGATATAGCTAAAGAACTAAATATTAACGATGACGCTGCTAATTTACATCATTTTCATATACATACTTACGGAGATCATAGCGAGATAACTTTCCATATGCGTTTTCCAAAAGACATGACAGTTTTTGAAGCTCATAATAAGGCAAGTATTTTTGAAAATGAAATAAGAAAAAGATTGAATATAGAGCCTACTATACATATAGAAGCTTATAAATAG
- the modA gene encoding molybdate ABC transporter substrate-binding protein yields MKKLILITLIISYIFVSCSFSNTDDNKTSSSNNKEILVLAAASLTDVLTELANNYKTETQVTFSFASSGALQSQIESGARADIFFSAAQKQMDALQEKDLIDTNTRKDLLENKVVLIAPSNSKLNIKSFTDITNADVLKIGLGEPKSVPVGQYSEEILSNLSILDIVKQKTVYGSDVRNVLSWVEMGEVDCGIVYATDAKIAKDINIISEAPEGTHKKVIYPIAIIKSSKNKEEAKKFIDYISNDKSIEIFKSYGFTVIQ; encoded by the coding sequence ATGAAAAAATTAATACTTATAACTTTAATAATATCATATATATTTGTATCATGCAGCTTTTCAAATACTGATGATAATAAAACTTCATCATCTAATAATAAAGAAATTTTGGTTTTGGCAGCTGCAAGCCTAACTGATGTACTTACAGAATTGGCTAATAATTATAAAACAGAAACTCAAGTTACATTTTCATTTGCATCATCTGGGGCATTGCAGTCTCAAATAGAATCAGGGGCTAGAGCCGATATATTTTTCTCAGCCGCACAAAAACAAATGGACGCATTACAGGAAAAAGATTTAATAGATACTAATACAAGAAAAGATTTGCTTGAAAATAAAGTAGTATTAATTGCTCCGAGTAATTCAAAATTAAATATAAAATCATTTACAGATATAACCAATGCTGATGTTTTAAAAATAGGACTTGGAGAACCTAAAAGCGTACCTGTAGGGCAGTATTCAGAAGAGATATTAAGTAATTTATCTATACTTGATATTGTTAAACAAAAAACAGTTTATGGTTCTGATGTTAGGAATGTACTTTCTTGGGTAGAAATGGGAGAAGTTGACTGCGGTATAGTTTATGCCACTGATGCAAAAATAGCAAAAGATATTAATATAATATCAGAAGCTCCAGAAGGAACACATAAAAAAGTTATCTATCCTATAGCTATAATAAAATCTTCTAAAAATAAGGAAGAAGCTAAAAAGTTTATAGATTATATATCTAATGATAAATCTATAGAAATATTTAAATCTTACGGCTTTACTGTAATACAATAA
- the murD gene encoding UDP-N-acetylmuramoyl-L-alanine--D-glutamate ligase — translation MILDLNKTYIKVLKKQNILILGAAVRSGVSIANILYDINTTLNINIKYALSDSKTEEQLQDSIEALKDKNAKLFFGNQEISILDGITLIIISPGIPHTIDIVKEAKRRGIKIIGEIEFAYNLLPNRNYIAVTGTDGKTTTVTLIYKIISSYKKARLVGNVGNTFSKELETIEPDEDIVLELSSFQLETVEKFHAHIAAILNIAEDHLDRYKDIEEYFNAKKNISINQNKNDFLILNYDNIYTNIWYNELNNNCKMKLLTFSLKSKFADIYYNEEDEYIYYENEKLFSIKERKILGKHNVANILAAVLVCLKDNIPAEHIEHVVNNFKGIEHRVELVAEINGVKYINDSKATSMNAVMSALKSFDKDIILIMGGRNKNIDFTSLNNLIESRVKKLILIGEAAEALDDMIHFENKIIIKDFTDAFNYASAISINGDTVLLSPGCASFDMFKNYEERGKYFKSLVYKLDSITKE, via the coding sequence ATGATTCTTGATTTGAATAAAACATATATAAAAGTCCTAAAAAAACAAAATATTTTGATATTGGGGGCTGCTGTAAGAAGCGGAGTGAGTATAGCAAATATTTTATACGATATTAATACAACTTTAAATATCAATATAAAATATGCTTTAAGCGACAGTAAAACAGAAGAACAGCTTCAGGATAGTATAGAGGCGTTAAAAGATAAAAATGCCAAACTTTTTTTTGGAAATCAGGAAATATCTATTTTAGATGGTATAACTCTTATAATAATTTCTCCGGGTATTCCTCATACTATAGATATAGTAAAAGAGGCTAAAAGAAGAGGCATAAAAATAATAGGTGAGATAGAGTTTGCATATAATCTTCTGCCTAATAGAAATTATATAGCAGTAACAGGTACAGACGGAAAAACTACTACAGTTACTCTTATTTATAAAATAATAAGTTCATACAAAAAGGCAAGACTTGTTGGTAATGTAGGAAATACTTTTTCTAAAGAGCTTGAAACTATAGAGCCAGATGAAGATATTGTATTAGAGCTTTCAAGTTTTCAATTAGAAACAGTTGAGAAATTTCATGCTCATATAGCAGCCATATTAAATATCGCGGAAGATCATCTTGACAGATACAAAGATATAGAAGAGTATTTCAATGCCAAAAAAAATATAAGTATCAATCAAAATAAAAATGATTTTCTTATACTTAATTATGATAACATTTATACTAATATTTGGTATAATGAACTTAATAATAACTGCAAGATGAAACTTTTGACTTTTTCACTAAAAAGCAAATTTGCAGATATTTATTATAATGAAGAAGATGAGTATATATATTATGAGAATGAAAAATTATTCTCTATAAAAGAAAGAAAAATATTAGGCAAACATAATGTAGCAAATATACTTGCAGCAGTTTTAGTATGTTTGAAAGATAATATACCAGCAGAGCATATAGAGCATGTTGTTAATAATTTTAAGGGTATAGAACATAGGGTAGAGTTGGTTGCTGAGATAAACGGTGTTAAATATATTAATGATTCTAAAGCTACATCTATGAATGCTGTTATGAGTGCTTTAAAATCTTTTGATAAGGATATAATACTTATAATGGGCGGACGTAATAAAAATATAGATTTTACTTCTTTAAATAATCTTATAGAAAGCAGAGTAAAAAAATTAATACTTATTGGAGAGGCCGCTGAAGCTCTTGATGATATGATACATTTTGAGAATAAGATTATTATAAAAGATTTTACAGATGCTTTTAATTATGCTTCTGCAATATCTATAAATGGTGATACTGTTTTACTTTCTCCGGGCTGTGCCAGTTTTGATATGTTTAAAAATTATGAGGAGAGAGGGAAGTATTTTAAAAGTTTGGTCTATAAACTAGATAGTATTACAAAAGAATAA
- a CDS encoding sulfate/molybdate ABC transporter ATP-binding protein, translated as MSLIVDIKKKLSNFNLDLQFEVKNGVFSILGASGSGKSMTLKCIAGIENPDSGYIELDGKVFYDSKKRINIKPQKRNVGFLFQNYALFPNMTVEENIKCGIRDKKINHNIDFIMKKFFIYDIRNKKPREISGGEQQRTAIARIFVSSPNILMLDEPLSALDYHIKWELEKFISSSIKEFNITTLFVSHNRDEVYRLSDNIGIINNGKFDIIDSKYNLFENPKTYFSALLTGYKNFSKIKILPNKKIECLDWNIIITLKEDKENIENANYIGIRPYSFFDYDLNNNNNIYIKSKITNITEDMFSYIITSVPINTNTQITWRLDKKNYKSSYKEGNDLNLSFDIDNVIFLK; from the coding sequence TTGAGTTTAATAGTTGATATAAAAAAGAAATTGTCTAATTTTAATTTAGATTTGCAGTTCGAAGTAAAAAATGGAGTATTCTCTATTTTAGGTGCGTCTGGAAGCGGAAAAAGCATGACATTAAAATGCATTGCTGGAATAGAAAATCCAGACAGCGGATATATAGAACTTGACGGAAAAGTTTTTTATGATTCCAAAAAAAGAATTAATATAAAGCCTCAGAAAAGAAATGTAGGTTTTTTATTTCAAAATTATGCATTATTTCCAAATATGACTGTTGAAGAAAATATTAAATGCGGTATAAGAGATAAAAAAATAAATCATAATATAGACTTCATAATGAAAAAATTTTTTATATATGATATACGAAATAAAAAGCCAAGAGAAATATCAGGAGGCGAACAGCAGAGAACAGCAATTGCCAGAATATTCGTATCATCTCCTAATATATTAATGCTTGATGAGCCTTTGAGTGCTTTGGATTATCATATAAAATGGGAATTGGAAAAATTTATATCCTCTAGTATAAAAGAGTTTAATATAACTACCCTATTCGTATCACACAACAGAGATGAAGTATACAGACTATCCGACAATATAGGTATAATTAATAATGGAAAATTTGATATAATAGATTCTAAGTACAATCTTTTTGAAAATCCAAAGACATATTTTTCAGCATTATTAACAGGATATAAAAACTTCTCAAAAATAAAAATACTTCCAAATAAAAAAATAGAATGCTTAGACTGGAATATAATTATAACATTAAAAGAAGATAAAGAAAATATTGAAAATGCTAATTATATAGGCATACGTCCGTATTCATTTTTTGACTATGATTTAAATAACAATAATAACATATATATAAAGTCTAAAATAACAAATATTACAGAAGATATGTTTTCCTATATTATAACATCAGTACCAATCAATACAAATACTCAAATAACATGGAGACTTGATAAAAAAAATTATAAAAGCAGCTATAAAGAAGGGAATGATTTAAATTTGAGTTTTGATATTGATAATGTTATATTTTTAAAATAA
- a CDS encoding ABC-F family ATP-binding cassette domain-containing protein has protein sequence MARSIINIVNISKRFVHKVLLDNVNLLIEEKSKIGMIGRNGAGKTTLLKILMGLEEPDDGEIIFSDDVRIGYLRQQGDFDESEKVIDYLTRVTSKESWKCSKIASRFGIDHIKINYNLGSLSSGYRMRVKLAEMMLYEPNFLILDEPSNFLDLNTLIDLENFLMDYNGGFLIVSHDREFLKTTCEKTIEMENGKITYFPGNIEDYFEYKEEKEYTIKKYNKNVEERKAHLERFVERFRYKATKAKAVQSRIKQIEKLKTIEITHPAKNVRIKLPEVPEKKGFALISDDLAVGYGEKIVAESGRIEIARGSRVAVLGQNGEGKTTFLRTIAGRLEPVSGSYNYSYGIKIAYFGEDTYKNVTSNDTVLSYLKKNAKQGLLTQELLTLLGSFLFSGEDVNKDVKVLSGGEMARLSLLAAITQCADVLILDEPTNHLDFETVEALASSLRDYGGTIFFTSHDRTFASMLADTIIEVKDKKLSLYSGDYEAYVYRVRIEALEEEEKELEYQEKNSVKESTHNTEEKNNSNYEERKKIRNKLSKCESMLKKHEKQIEDYKKEEADILKFFETSSSYDDEKSKRLLEVKRLIEETENEWLLVNEEIDNIKAML, from the coding sequence ATGGCTAGAAGTATTATAAACATAGTAAATATATCCAAGAGATTTGTTCACAAAGTTCTGCTTGATAATGTTAATTTGCTTATAGAAGAGAAATCAAAGATAGGCATGATAGGACGAAACGGAGCAGGAAAAACTACTCTTTTAAAAATCCTTATGGGACTTGAAGAGCCTGATGACGGAGAGATAATATTTTCTGATGATGTGAGAATAGGTTATTTGCGTCAGCAAGGTGATTTTGATGAGAGTGAAAAAGTAATAGATTATCTTACGAGAGTTACATCAAAAGAATCTTGGAAATGTTCCAAAATAGCAAGCAGATTTGGAATAGATCATATAAAGATTAATTATAATTTAGGGAGTTTATCCAGCGGTTATAGAATGCGTGTAAAACTTGCTGAGATGATGCTTTATGAGCCTAATTTTTTAATACTTGATGAACCTTCAAACTTCTTGGATTTAAATACATTAATAGATTTAGAAAATTTTTTAATGGATTATAATGGCGGATTTTTAATAGTTTCGCATGATAGGGAGTTTTTAAAAACCACATGCGAAAAAACTATAGAAATGGAAAACGGAAAAATAACTTATTTTCCCGGTAATATAGAAGATTATTTTGAATATAAAGAAGAAAAAGAGTATACAATAAAAAAGTATAATAAAAATGTGGAAGAGAGAAAAGCCCATTTAGAGAGATTTGTCGAAAGATTCAGATATAAAGCTACAAAGGCAAAAGCTGTGCAGTCTCGTATAAAGCAGATAGAAAAATTAAAAACTATAGAAATTACACATCCAGCAAAAAATGTTAGGATAAAACTTCCGGAAGTTCCAGAAAAAAAAGGTTTTGCTCTTATTTCCGATGATTTGGCTGTTGGATACGGTGAGAAAATAGTTGCTGAAAGCGGACGTATAGAAATAGCAAGAGGAAGCAGAGTTGCTGTTTTAGGTCAAAACGGAGAAGGTAAAACTACTTTTTTAAGAACTATAGCTGGAAGACTTGAGCCAGTATCTGGAAGTTATAATTATTCATACGGTATAAAGATAGCATATTTCGGAGAAGATACTTATAAAAATGTAACCTCAAATGATACAGTTTTGTCATATTTAAAAAAGAATGCCAAGCAGGGATTATTAACTCAGGAACTTTTAACACTTTTAGGAAGTTTTTTATTTTCAGGCGAAGATGTGAATAAAGATGTAAAGGTTTTAAGCGGCGGTGAGATGGCAAGGCTTTCACTTCTAGCTGCCATTACACAATGTGCTGATGTACTTATTTTGGACGAGCCTACTAACCATTTGGATTTTGAAACTGTTGAGGCACTTGCATCCTCTTTAAGAGATTACGGCGGAACAATATTTTTTACTTCGCATGACAGAACTTTTGCCAGTATGCTTGCTGATACTATAATAGAAGTTAAGGATAAAAAACTTTCGCTTTATTCTGGGGATTATGAGGCTTATGTTTATAGGGTAAGAATTGAAGCATTGGAAGAGGAAGAAAAGGAATTAGAGTATCAGGAAAAAAACAGCGTTAAAGAAAGCACTCATAATACTGAAGAAAAAAATAATAGTAATTATGAAGAGAGAAAAAAAATTAGAAATAAACTTTCAAAATGCGAATCTATGTTAAAAAAGCATGAAAAACAAATTGAGGATTATAAAAAAGAAGAGGCTGATATATTAAAGTTTTTTGAGACTTCTTCTAGTTATGATGATGAGAAGAGTAAGCGTTTATTGGAAGTGAAGAGATTAATAGAAGAAACTGAAAACGAATGGCTTTTGGTCAATGAAGAGATAGACAATATAAAGGCTATGTTATAA
- the hydA gene encoding dihydropyrimidinase encodes MKKIIIKNGTIVNASETYKADVLIEDEKISKIGADFKCCDAEIIDASGKYVMPGGIDVHTHMDIDVGIGRAVDDFFTGTVAAACGGTTTIVDHMGFGPKGCDIFHQLKYYHTLADNKAVIDYSFHGVLQHVDEDVLKGLEVLSKEEGLQSTKLYLTYNYKIEDDNIVRVLKKMKELNAVSAFHAENHYVIEYLKKKFVEEGKISAHYHPISRPPEAEAEAVNRIIHLSVIAGNAPVYIVHTSAGKSVDEIVNARFLGHKNIFSETCPQYLVLTDKEYDREDGLKFVMSPPLRKKEDSERLWKAIAEGHIQVIATDHCPFNYESDKVKGKDNFTKCPNGAGGVEERYPLMFSEGVMKGRITINKFVETLCYNPALIYGLYPEKGAIIPNADADITIIDPNKKSVITKSNMHGACDYTAYEGMELLCSVDTVISRGKIVFKDNKFLGSKGDGKFIKRKTLDNYTDFNNHFKLGDYIDIDCN; translated from the coding sequence ATGAAAAAGATTATTATAAAAAACGGCACTATAGTTAATGCTTCAGAAACTTATAAGGCTGATGTATTAATAGAAGATGAGAAAATTTCTAAAATAGGTGCAGATTTTAAATGTTGTGATGCAGAGATTATTGATGCTTCAGGCAAATATGTAATGCCGGGCGGAATAGATGTTCATACTCATATGGATATAGATGTGGGTATAGGGAGAGCGGTTGATGATTTTTTTACTGGTACTGTTGCTGCTGCTTGCGGAGGTACTACTACTATAGTTGATCATATGGGGTTTGGTCCTAAAGGATGCGACATATTTCATCAATTAAAATATTATCATACTCTTGCTGACAATAAGGCTGTTATTGATTATAGTTTTCATGGAGTTTTACAGCATGTTGATGAGGATGTGCTTAAAGGTCTTGAAGTATTATCTAAAGAAGAAGGTTTGCAAAGTACAAAGCTTTATTTAACTTATAACTATAAAATAGAAGATGATAATATTGTAAGAGTGCTTAAAAAAATGAAAGAGCTTAATGCTGTTTCTGCTTTTCATGCTGAAAATCATTATGTTATAGAGTATTTAAAAAAGAAATTTGTTGAAGAGGGTAAAATTTCTGCACATTATCACCCTATAAGCAGACCTCCTGAAGCTGAAGCTGAGGCAGTTAATAGAATTATACATTTATCTGTTATAGCTGGAAATGCTCCTGTATATATAGTGCATACTTCTGCTGGAAAGAGTGTTGATGAGATAGTTAATGCAAGATTTTTGGGGCATAAAAATATTTTCTCTGAAACTTGTCCTCAATATTTAGTTTTGACAGATAAAGAGTATGACAGAGAGGACGGACTTAAATTTGTAATGTCTCCTCCTTTAAGAAAAAAAGAAGACAGCGAAAGATTATGGAAAGCTATTGCTGAAGGACATATTCAGGTCATAGCTACAGATCATTGTCCTTTTAATTATGAAAGTGATAAAGTAAAAGGAAAGGATAATTTTACTAAATGCCCTAATGGAGCAGGCGGAGTAGAGGAGAGATATCCTTTAATGTTCTCTGAAGGCGTTATGAAAGGAAGAATAACAATTAATAAATTCGTTGAAACTTTATGCTATAATCCAGCTTTGATATATGGACTTTACCCAGAGAAAGGTGCTATTATTCCGAATGCTGATGCTGACATTACTATAATAGACCCTAATAAAAAATCTGTAATTACAAAATCAAATATGCATGGCGCATGCGATTACACCGCTTATGAAGGAATGGAGCTTTTATGTTCTGTTGATACTGTTATATCAAGAGGAAAAATAGTATTTAAAGATAATAAGTTTTTAGGCAGTAAGGGAGACGGAAAGTTTATAAAGAGAAAAACTTTAGATAATTATACCGACTTTAATAATCATTTCAAATTGGGTGATTATATAGATATTGATTGTAATTAA
- a CDS encoding amidohydrolase, whose translation MRIFKNAKIYSMDKNDSIYEALAVENGRIAFAGTNEDVLKKYSDAEDIIDLEGRTVIPGFNDSCVNFVGFARFNTMLNLSKCKSIKEVIELAKKAEKYEGWVIGWGWNQDYFEEKRMLNKNDLDNISSEFPVAFRRCCGEMIVANSKALELCGINEKMKSDSIDFENGLISSKDMILILSKIKSLEIDTLKTIILDTQEQFFKMGITSVQTDDLRSLPDFDYRKIIDAYQKLNREKKLKIRVCEQAQFINKKDIDDFRDYYYYQYINDERFKVARIKVIIDGGIGSRTALLRDDYNDAKGFRGVTQYKQEELDELVEYANSLDYSLAIQATGDGAIDMALKSIEKIKDTKDFKYRRNGLVHCQITDKELFERMKKLNVGIYYQPIFLHYDMHIVEDRVGHEKASTSYAYKTAMDMGVKIGFGSAGPVDGISVMEGIHCAVNREDLNGWPEGGWMPQEKLTVKEAVYLYTMGSAYMSSEDNIKGSIEEDKLADFIVLDRDIFEADVKDIKNIKVLKTIVDGDIVYSA comes from the coding sequence ATGAGAATTTTTAAAAATGCTAAGATTTACTCTATGGATAAAAATGACAGTATTTATGAAGCTTTAGCTGTTGAAAACGGCAGAATAGCATTTGCAGGAACTAATGAAGATGTATTAAAAAAATATTCAGATGCTGAAGATATTATTGATTTGGAAGGCAGAACTGTTATACCGGGATTTAATGACAGCTGTGTTAATTTTGTAGGTTTTGCCCGTTTTAATACTATGCTTAATTTGAGCAAATGTAAATCTATAAAAGAGGTTATTGAATTAGCCAAAAAAGCTGAAAAATATGAGGGCTGGGTTATAGGCTGGGGCTGGAATCAGGATTATTTTGAAGAGAAAAGAATGCTTAATAAAAATGATTTGGATAATATATCATCTGAGTTTCCAGTTGCTTTTAGAAGATGCTGCGGTGAGATGATAGTTGCAAACAGCAAAGCTCTTGAGTTATGCGGTATCAATGAAAAAATGAAATCTGACAGTATAGATTTTGAAAACGGACTTATAAGTTCTAAAGATATGATATTGATTTTATCCAAAATTAAATCATTAGAAATAGATACTTTAAAAACAATAATATTAGATACTCAGGAACAATTTTTCAAAATGGGTATTACTTCTGTGCAGACAGATGATTTAAGAAGTTTGCCTGATTTTGACTATAGAAAAATTATAGATGCCTATCAAAAACTTAACAGAGAGAAAAAACTCAAAATAAGAGTATGCGAACAGGCTCAGTTTATAAATAAAAAAGATATAGATGATTTCAGAGATTATTATTATTATCAATATATTAATGATGAAAGATTTAAAGTAGCACGCATAAAAGTTATTATAGACGGAGGTATAGGTTCAAGAACAGCACTTTTAAGAGATGACTATAATGATGCTAAAGGTTTTAGAGGTGTTACACAATATAAGCAGGAAGAGCTTGATGAATTAGTAGAGTATGCTAATAGTTTGGATTATTCTTTGGCTATACAGGCTACTGGAGACGGTGCTATTGATATGGCATTAAAATCAATAGAAAAAATAAAAGATACTAAAGATTTTAAATATAGAAGAAACGGTTTAGTTCATTGTCAGATAACAGATAAGGAATTGTTTGAAAGAATGAAGAAGTTAAATGTAGGTATATATTATCAGCCAATATTTCTTCACTATGATATGCATATTGTTGAAGATAGGGTAGGACATGAAAAGGCTTCTACTAGCTATGCTTATAAAACAGCTATGGATATGGGAGTAAAAATAGGATTTGGTTCTGCTGGTCCTGTTGATGGTATTAGTGTTATGGAAGGTATACATTGTGCTGTTAATAGAGAGGATTTAAATGGCTGGCCTGAAGGCGGCTGGATGCCTCAGGAAAAACTTACAGTAAAAGAGGCAGTTTATTTGTATACTATGGGAAGTGCTTATATGTCTTCTGAAGATAATATTAAAGGAAGTATTGAAGAGGATAAATTAGCTGATTTTATAGTTTTAGATAGAGATATATTTGAAGCTGATGTTAAGGATATAAAAAATATAAAGGTATTAAAAACTATAGTTGATGGTGATATAGTTTATAGTGCATGA